The nucleotide window GTAATGTTTGAAGTGCCACAGCTTCACACAGGCCTCTGTGTGAATGAAGGCCTCAGAATGAAGGAGAGGTGAGTGCAGGGTGTACTGTCCCCTGCATGTGGCTGGCGATGCCCTCTCCCTGCAGAATCACAGGTGGcaaggggagggtggagggagggtgtAACTCCAGCTTTCCCTGAGGGGTGCTGATGTCTTCTCTGCTCGGGCCCACCGATTTCCCTGAGGTGGGGAGAACATGCCTTCGTCTTCCTCTTCATTCGAAGTCAGTCACTGCACCCTATGCAGAGGCCGGGCTAGGCTCtgacatgtgggggaggggagcactaAGCAGGTGGGCGTGGGGAGGGCACTGGGGAGTCAGAACCAATGGTGTGGGATTAGAGAGCTCATGGTTTCACAGGACTGATGGCCACCACCAGATCTACTCTAACCAAACCTAACGTTTTCCTCAGACTGAGACCTTCCCTGAATTTATCAAAGCTATGCTGGTGTCTACTAAAAAACCAGGGCTCTCAAGTAAACAGAAACAAATCATAATTTGAGGCCATGCTTTTCAATCTTGGaacatcagtgtgtgtgtgtgtgtgtgtgtgtgtgtgcatgcacaaggcacatgtgcacatgtgtgtgtgttcatgcgtgcatatgtattatgtatgaagcatatatatattatgtgtggtgtgtgtagtATCTGAGCCATGACTCAACAACTTTATACCCCTTGGCTGAGTACTACCTAAGGATTTCTTGTGCTTTAGGGTGGCAAATGGCCTCTCTATGCTGTGAATCTAGAGCCTGCTATAGTGCGAGTCCCATACCTATGTCTTCGAAAACTCCTAGCTCCAATAGTTGAGCTGGGCTGTGTATTTCAGAGCAGATCTGACGTCAACTCTGTCTTATGCACTGTGTTTGGTACCTTTATCTTCCTAACATGTTAGGAACTAGTTTTCCATTAATGTTGGAGGAGAAATTGATTTCTACTTTGTCATTTCTCAAGAGCATTTCCCACCCAAAGCTTAATTTTGTGGAAGTATTTGGCACTGTGCCAGTTTGGCTTTACCTCAGGCTCtatcatgttttttctttatttcttcttttattatgataaaatatatgtcaacatgaaatttcccattttagccatttttaagtgtacaattcagtggcattaagtacattcacaatgttgtgcaatcaTCTCTACTattcatttccagaacttttttttatcaccccaaacagaaatgTTGTCCTTATTAGACAATAATcatccttctcctctccttgaaGCCCTGGGTCACttctattctgctttctgtctctgaactGGACTGTCCTAGATTCTTCATATgagtggaattatacaatatttgtccttttgtgtttgtgtgtttttaacttagcataatgtttttagaGTTTATCCACATTGTAACATTACTTTTTAAgatcaaataatattccattatatgtatatactgcattttgtttatacatcatctgttgatagacatttggattgaTTCTACCTTTTGGTTagtgtgaatagtgctgctgggAACAAGGCTGTATAAATATCTGAGTCCCTGATTTCAGTTCTGTAAGTGTATCCTTAGCCATGGAATTGCATGATGTATTACTGGTTTTCTAGCATAATTTTTAAGGAATACCCTTGCTTAGGTCTGGTTGATCATTTCTGCTTTCCCATTATCTCAACAATTTGTAGTCAATGGAAAATGTCGCTCTTGGTTCACACATGAAATGATGGTTTCTCTAGGGCCTCAGGAGATGTGGGTCAGTTgacagttgtatttttttttctaacatcagGGATGGCATCTTCCTGCCCCAGATGGGGTCCTGTAGCAGCTATGACTTACATGGTTTGGAAGTTTATTggtatacagttttatttttttattttttaaatttttttttcaacgtttatttattcttgggacagagagagacagagcatgaacgggggaggggcagagagagagggagacacagaatcggaaacaggctccaggctctgagccatcatcagcccagagcccgacgcggggctcgaactcacggaccgcgagatcatgacctggctgaagtcggacgcttaaccgactgcgccacccaggcgccggtatacagttttaaaaagcactatTAAACACATTGAGTTGGGCTGGGAAAAAGTAATTTAGAAAGAATTCTATTTGTTGCTTTGAAGCAAATCAGAATGGTGTGGTGATTACATTGGGGGTCCTGTAGCCAGACTTCTGGGGGACTTTGGCAAGTTAGGAAAACGTGTGATGATTATGTTTCCACTTCTGTGACATGAGATAATAAGAGCTCCCATCTGAGGGTAGTTGGGAGGAGGCTTTGAGGAGCTGTATGCCAACAGAATCATGCATGGCTCAGGGTAGGTCTGAAGTGAATATCTGATCTCATGACTCTCTTCCTTTTAAGAGCAACCACCTGGCTCACTTGCACTTCTCCCTTCTTCCAATTTTCTCACCTCATATCAGACACCTATTTGCAAGCCAGGGCCCCATTTGTCCCCTGCATCTGCAGTCCCTTCAGACAGGGCTCTCAAACCATTGTGCCTCCAGAATCTTTGTTAAAGAAATTGAGTTAATAGTCATCCCTGAggccttccttcccccccccccccccccccccccccccccccccgcccccaacaactTTTCTGCTAggtttggatttgtttttgtttttgtttttgtttttttgtttttttgttttttttgcctcCCCAGTCCCTGTCTCTCAGCAGGGGGTCCTGGAATACCTTTTCATATCTGATGGTGGTGGTTGCCTCCCCACAGAGGCTGAGAGTGGGTCACAGCCTTTCCCACACCACATTATGGGGAAGATAAGGCCTTTGATTGGTGGGGTCCAAACCAGTACCCCTTCTCTTCATGTCCCAACATTAAGTTTTCCTACAGGCTTTTTTGCAGGAGTTAGAACTGCTACTTTTCTGGTCTTGACTCAGTATGTGTTCCTTATCCAAGGTAGTGGTAGAGGGCCAGCTGGGAGAGACCCACAGAGCAAAGTAAAAGAGAGCTTAGTGGGGAAACCACCTAAGCATTCATTGATGGATGAACATTGctagaggtggggaggggggtgggcgaAATAGGCAAAGGGGCTCAAAAGGTACAAATGTATagttataatataaataagtctTGAGGGTGtatgtgcagcatggtgactgttGTTAACAACAccgtattgcatatttgaaagctgctgtgagaggaaatttaaaaaattcacatcacaaggaaaaaaaagtgtaactATGTGTGCTTATGGAtgttattgtggtgatcatttcataagattacacacatatcaaatcattttgttgtactccttaaactaatacaatatgtgtcaatcatatctcaataaaaaaactagaaaaagaaatttatgcaTAGCATAAGAGAaagtatatacatagtatatttaGAAGAGATCAACTCTAGGCTACAATCAATATAGACTGATTTATAGCTCtacataaaatacacatactAAGTTTCTTACCGAAAGCATTAAGGTCAGAATAGTAACAATAGCTACTAATACTGAGTGTTATGTGCTCTGTGATGTTTCCAGCATGCAGTGTTTTCAGCATTTGGATTAGACTCATTtaattaagaaagagagagagagagagggagcgcaccCACGCTAGCCTAATGGTGCTGaggaattaaaactttatttttccatagGTCCAGACCTGGATGATGACAATTGATGGGGCGGATACTGCAAGTTCTAGAAGACAGGAGGTGGGTGGGCCTTCAGGCTGGTCCTGGAGAACAGATAGGAGGAGCCACCCCGGGAAGCTTAGCGGCTTCCTGGACATCTCCACTGGCCAAGCGCTCGGAGACTGGGGTATCTGGAGAGAACACACTGGGCTGAGATGGTCCTTGGATTCTTCCTCTCAGTGCGCTTGTCTTGGCTTCAGGATCCCGGGTCAGCAGCCGCCCCCAGAGCCATGGCCACACCCGGAGCCAGCATGGCTGCCCAGACTGCAGCCCACCACCACCGTCACAGGAGTCGGAGCTGTCTCGCCGGCATCCATGGCACCTACGGTGGTCCAGGCAGCAGCCGCCCCGGAGCTGGGGTCACAGCCGCCCCCGGGACTGGAGCAcagctggggcggggtggggggtgctagGGGTGAGCACTGTGCTGAGATCTTGGCGGGGGGTACTTGGGAGGGGGCCGGCACTGCTGCTGGCTGTTCCCGCAGGACATCGCAGCTGGAGGGCAAGTAGActggggaaataaataaataaataaacaataaatagtgCAAACTCTAGGCCAGTGTATCCTCTGTGTACAGTTTTATGAAGCCCCTGCTCCTAATACCAGCTGCTTCCTGAGCTCTGGACGTTCAGGAGGAGAATGGAAACCGACGTCGAGTTAACTGACCTAGGAAGACATTCCCCTCACTTTGCCCTCCTTCTAAAACAATGTTGATGTCTTCTTACTGGGCTCCAAGTCTGACTGGCTTTCTAGAAGCTTGGAGGCAGACACACCCAATGAGGTGATAACTCCTGAAGAATGTCTCTTGGCACGAGCACATCTTTCAGGATTAAGGATGGATGGGCTGCTGGGAGCTAGGGTGTGGGTGCATCACTGACCCTGATGCATCTCACAAAGGTTCCTGGTTTACTGTCCCCAGCCCTTTCTTCTGCTGCCCTCCAAGATCTTCTCGCTGCCTCCACAGacatctctgcttccctctttccCACTAAGATCTGGGCTTGTCTTCCCAGCGCTCCTACCTGAGGGGACACTCATGGGATTCAGAAAAGATAGGATGAGCCTGTTGCTGAGGAGGCTGTGGATGAGGAGCCCAGGGCAGGAGCGCTTTCATCCAGTGTCATGTTGATGATGCAGGGTCAGAGCATGCTGCCACTTTCACAACCAAGGGAGGTGACtgccggagtccagctccagcaggtccaggggttcccgaagaaAGAACGGCGtcggtgaaaataaaataaaactaaaataaaaaactggaaaataaaaaactaaaataaaaaaaactaaaactaaaataaaaatggacacagacaacagcagcgTGTTGAACTGGCCCATTTATTGtagcaaacgtggcattatatatgctagtgatttccttgtagtatacgtcatctatgtttttctaacattacctaattttgaaaatgttcctatttataaacaacctttaagaaataacatggtgattttcccCTAACTTCCCCGCCTACCTTTGATTACAGATTAATTTCttccattattccattatgcatctacgtttatctataatctacaaagcatttgctttgctgttcttgtgaaaggccctccatttcctaacacctcaagtggaacagttacagggacatgatctcctaaccacatgaggccagaagaacaatgtgtttgccttgGTCCAaggtgccagaaaggggctgaaaaggccttagaaacccatgcctcatacattctcagagagacaatgcacttagtaaccaatgaaccattctgtagctAAActgactaggttcagtcatcttctggaatgcctccgggggccaggtgggcctaggggttgaagtcacctgtgcccagagatacactccttagttgccggagtgAGGCTTTCAAAATCCACATGTCTCTACTatacaggccctctttgctggcaaaggtACAAGGCTATCCTTCCtataagtagaggagtctccttaggggatggcaagggctacACGTAAGGCTgcacaatttcttgcggaaccttattttcttccctaatggttcttttcccagggggcctgccgagggcaattccccaacagacaataccccaggtactttaataaggccaaattacctaaaagtgggagtacaagaagcttcactgtcagtGGGCCGCCGCCCTGCAGTCACCAAACCGTCCAaagcccgggccctgccactcaggctgggtaGCTCGACTTCCAGCTGGTGATGGCCTGGCACCCTCATATCCTAGTCTCCGGCTGCTTCCTGCATGCTTGCCAAGATGTCTGGCAAGACGGAACCAGGAACTCCTGATGACTGCTTCCCAGATGTGTTGGGGaccatttctttttcactcatgTGTTCAGCTCAGATGCCTTCACTTCAGCTCTGCCCCTTGCATTTTTGCTGGGTAGAGATGCACATGGCACATCTCCTGACCTTTAGCATTTCAAGTTTAACTGGACAGACCTCAGAGAAGCAAACATGTTAGTGTGCTACCATGTGATTTGTCCTGTGATACAAATGTCTCCAAACAACTCTGTCTTTTGGACATCAGTTTTCAAGGTACTGATTTTTTCAGATAAAACCGGCCCCTGACTTCTGGAGATGTTGGGTGACCTGAGAGCACTGGACCCTGGGAGTGACGCATGTTGGGAAATGGGTGGAGGATGGGGTCAGGCCCCATCTGGGACAGGTGGGCCCCTcagagaatggagggagggaggattaTATAAATAAGCAGACAAAATATTAAGAGGACCTACAAAGTTGAGATCACAAGACTTATACTTAGTATGATAAAAATCCAATTTATCTATGTTAGTTTCCTGTGGGATGTAATAttgataatgaaaaatgaaattatctgCCAGtgtgaaatatttaatgtaactgaTTTAATGTAACTGATTTAATGTAATGATTTGTTCAATATGTTGTTAATGATGGGCTGGATGATGGTGGTGACATTGTATGCATTACATTTCATAGAACAGATCTGATCATTTCTAAAGTTTGTGTGTAgttatgtttaataaaatttgaggggcacctgggtggctcagtcagttaatcatactactcttgatttcggctaaggtcatgatctcaaggctcacaagatccagccctgtgtcaggctctgggctgtcagtggggtgatgcttgggattctctctctccctctctgcccctccctcacttgcactctccctctttctctctctcaaaataaataaacaaacttaaaaagataaaataaaattttaatcctATTTCCCATTGAAATCTATCACAGTACTAAAAACAAATTCGCATTGATCTCATCTTGTAATTACTGCATTTTGCTATTTGTATCTAAAAGATTACATTTAGAACAACAGAACATTAATTATTAATatctaattttaataattaatgtttaacattaattaaattatgtggcaattataaataaaatatttttatggtcaGTATATATGATTCTTTTCTGTACTTTATGGTTTTGTCAGAAATCAGAAGCATTTCTATTATACGGTATCTTGATAATTTTTAACTAGAAGCAGGAGGAATGGGGCAAAGCTAAAGACGTAATTGGTTAAAAAGTAGCAATTCCTTAGTTGGCTGAGCAAAGGGGACATTGGTCATTTTTGTGGCTTGGACAATGATCTTATTTTGTTGGTGCTCAGGGTCTTGTTTTTGTGTTGCTTCCTCATAATCTCAGACTTAGCTTGTCTGAGGTTGGAATACCATGAACTTGTTTGTATTTAACTGGTGAACACGTAACCTAGCTACTAGATCTAAGGTAGCTTGTTGCCAACAATCTGGAACTGCTCTTTTCTCAGCAACAGTTATGGGTCCAGTGTCATGGCCAGTAGTGGGAATAGAGCAGTGAAAATGGGAGGGGGTATGGTGTCTTTCTTCAGGGAGCATTCAGTATAGCCAATTGAACAAACATAGGAGTATTCATTACACCAATGATACATAGTACCCATACAGAAGTGAAGTGCCGTGGGGCACAGAAGCAAGCCTTGTCCTTAACACAGCAGCAGCCAGAATGCCATCCTCCCCCCACACTGTGGGTTGCAGCCCTGAGTTACTGGTGAAGGGGGGGGATGGGTGGAAAGTAAGGGAGTGGGGTGGGAtagtggaggagagaagagggagcaaTTTGTGAAAAAGTAACACAAATCACATACTATGAAGAGTTTCAAAGGGTTAAAGCTTCCTTGTAAATAactgttgatggtcagttttccCTGTCCTTCATGAAACACCAATGGATGTCTGTTAGGCTCTTAGTCCCACCTCTGTCTGTCTTAGAAGGCTTCACATAAGACCCAGAGATGGAGCCCACTAATCTCACCTCCACTTTGATGAGTTGCTCCTGTATCTtatccttccttttcctcatgcGATCAGGTGCTCTGCAGGTCCCGCATGCAGAGTGGCCATCCTGTGTTGACAGAGAACAGCTGTAAACCTACTCACTTCCCCCAGAGTGCCAGGACAACTCCCTGAGAATGTCTAATCCCAAGAGTCCCATCCTCAGAGCCTTAGATAAATTTCATGATTTAGTCATTACAATTGCTGTTATAGGAACATTTTATCAGGCAGCGTAGATCTCAGGTTTAGCTCCTTGGAGAGCATTTTGGACATTCCATATCAGCAGTCAAAGATGaatcaacaaatacaaaatccTTCTTCTTTTGCTTATCTCACAGTtccttctccattctgttctgcctcctcccaccccataaCAAATATATTCCATGGCAAGCAGCTGAGTCATtcttaagaaaaatggaaagaggtaGCCAGAAATTGCCACATACCTTCAGTATCAACTTGAAGGCATGTATCTCTAAGGCTCTTATGTAGAACCCAGTTTCCCCTTACAGCTGATACTACTGCAGCCCCCAGAGCTTAGGCTCAGCAGGAAGAGACTGTAGGTGGGTATTGAGCAGGATAGTTGAGTAGGCACTTTGGGGGGACACTTGGGAGGGGCTTGATACTACTACTAGTTTTGCTTCCAGGACATGTTGGGGGAAGTTTAGCTGGACTCTATCTGgacaaagtaaaaagacaaagaattatATGTGATTTTATCAACTTAAAAATGATTCTATTTACTTCAGAGCTTCTGGTTCTGAACCCAAAGCTTAGGGAAAATTCCTGAGCAAAGAGGAGTAGGGAAATAGAAAGTAACTTGTGTTGAGGGATTCTGGTTCCAGAGGATTGATCAAATCTTGGAGCTCTTTTCCTGTTTTAGTTTGCAGGCAGAAAATGGGTGCTGGGATTGGGAAGGGGTGAGGGTGGAAAGTCCTACTTATGAGGCAGCTTCTTACACTTTCCATCCCCAGGCCCTTTGTGGCAGGTGTCAAGAGTTTTGAGAAGAGATAGAATCCAATAACCCCCAAGACTGTTCAAATACCTGTTCCTCAGTCTTCTTGTAGGTCTGCCTTCCttgattttcattaatttatacataaaaattattcattcattctttttaaaagatttaaaaatcacatatatcGAGATAGTACACACTCTCCTGAGCAAAGGAGTTTCAAGAACAAAGAAGATGCTGTTCCCATCCTTAGGCTGGCAGCATGTGAAGCTGAGAAGCAAGTAGTGAAATAAGCATGAGCCAACTGAGGGTGTTGTAATACACATGTGTGGGCAGTCCTCAGGCCTGAGGTCAGAGTTTTGGGGCATCAGTCCCCTGTTACTCTTCAGTGACTCTGAGTGAATGATGCCACCAGATGTCACCTCCTATCACTTGGGATGATTGATGATGAGTGGAGATGTAAAGCCTATAATCTGTCCATGCATAGAAAGCCCAGGTAGGGCAACTAGGGGAATTCAGGGAACCCAAGAGACCTCCAGGTATCCATCAGGAGAAAGAGATAATGCTGgtgtggaggggagaagggggcccGGGGACTGCTGAAGGCATCTAAGACCTTGGGGGCAGAAATATATGCTCAttaagagcctttttttttttaaaaaaatgtttatttatttttgagatagagagagacagagcatgaatgggggagggccagagagagagggagacacagaatcagaagcaggctccaggctcctgtcagcaaagagcccgacgcggggctcaaactcacagaccgtgagatcatgacctgagctgaagtcggaagctcaacagactgagcccccccaggtgtccctaagagcatttattttggagagagacactGCCAGTTTTgaatccttcccttctcttcataGCGGTGTTAAGACAGGAGcatcagaggaaagaaaaactatttatAAAGAGGTATGATGAACCAGAGCTGTTACAGGTAAATCTAGAGATGGGGATAAGAAATTGACAAGGGCTGAGGTGACAAGTCTTGCAAATTAACACACATTTAAGGACCATTTTGTCAGTCTCTTAGTGACTATAGCATTGATTATAAGAGAGCCAGGAGTAGTAACTCAGAGAAGAGGGTGTTTCAAATTGGCCAGGGTGGCTAAGAGTTTAGACCATAAATGAATGATAATTGATGGGTGTGACAATAATGAGGCAGATAATGGTGATAATTGTGAATACCTGACGTAAAGTGGACAAAGGTTGTGGAAAGTTGTAGTCACCTGAGCTGTGTAGTATTTTTCTCATTGAATTTACTGTAATGATAGATATATTATTTCACCCTGAATCGTAAGTTAAAAATCCTGAAGAATGGGACAAATCATTTACATTTCAGTATATCTTACAATGACAGATTTTGATAAAACACTACTACATATTAAGTATATCTGATTATCCTGATCCAGGAGAGGCCATTAGTGTGGACATCCTGTTTTAGATGCTCCCATATTTTGTAGTCAAGTAGGAAACTGAAGCACTTTCAAGATTCTTGTATCAGTGTAGGTTTTTACTGAGATTTGGAGACTGAATAagaaaaagtgggaaagaaacaAGGCCAACTttcaaacagacatttctccattGTTACCAGCACTATATCCCCTTGCCTTACTTTGCTCTTACCTTTGGTGTGGAAGCAAGCagacattagatttttttttgtcaccacCCAACTAACAATATCCAATTCTCGAAATTTTGCCTGTGAGTGTCTTCACTGGGTTTAGCAACCTTTTACTAGTGTCTATCCAATGTTCAAGTGTGAGAAGCCAACTGAATCTATATTCAGCCACCTTTGTCTAAATATGCTGCCTTGCAAGGAAATCAGAAGATACCTCCAACAGACCCACTGGAATGTAAACTT belongs to Felis catus isolate Fca126 chromosome C1, F.catus_Fca126_mat1.0, whole genome shotgun sequence and includes:
- the LOC123379373 gene encoding late cornified envelope protein 2C-like, with product MSVPSVYLPSSCDVLREQPAAVPAPSQVPPAKISAQCSPLAPPTPPQLCSSPGGGCDPSSGAAAAWTTVGAMDAGETAPTPVTVVVGCSLGSHAGSGCGHGSGGGC